One Ilumatobacter fluminis genomic window, CCGCACCGGCGTCGGGATTGTCGGAGACCGCTTCGAACCGGTCGCCGCGCACGTGATCGACCCGCTTCACGAGCCAGAAGCCGGGCCGCATCGGGTGCTCGAAGACGCGGATCTCGCCGCGCCGGGCTCGGCTCGATCGGACTGCCAGGAGGCCGTCACCGGGCCGGAGGGTCGGTTCCATCGAGGCCTCGACGACCTGGAAGCGGCGGATCGGCCAAGTTCGGCCGGGTTGCCTTGTCGCCACGTTTGTGAGTGTAGGTTGCGGGGTAACCGTCCCCTCGATGAAGGAGAAATCGATGCTCAGCCGTCTGTTCGCC contains:
- a CDS encoding S26 family signal peptidase, producing the protein MATRQPGRTWPIRRFQVVEASMEPTLRPGDGLLAVRSSRARRGEIRVFEHPMRPGFWLVKRVDHVRGDRFEAVSDNPDAGAVDSRVFGDVPIAGSFRVVWTVSARR